A single region of the Gasterosteus aculeatus chromosome 1, fGasAcu3.hap1.1, whole genome shotgun sequence genome encodes:
- the nek8 gene encoding serine/threonine-protein kinase Nek8, translating to MEKYEKIKVVGRGAFGIVHLCRRRSDGAFVILKEIPVEQMSRDERLAAQNECQVLKLLNHPNIIEYYENFLEDKALMIAMEYAPGGTLADYIQKRCNSLLDEDTILHFFVQILLALYHVHNKLILHRDLKTQNILLDKHQMIVKIGDFGISKILVSKSKAYTVVGTPCYISPELCEGKPYNQKSDIWALGCVLYELASLKRAFEAANLPALVLKIMSGTFAPISDRYSPELRQLILNMLNLDPSKRPQLNEIMALPICIRPLLNLYTDIGNVKMRRIEKPLSTVQTGPQGRGGRVPSNRSRDGSVGLGSGKVHSLPLSAVYTWGSGISAPLRLPMLNTEVLQVSLGRTQKMGVTKSGRLISWEAPSVGSGEASLPGVVEQIQPQFISRFLEGQSGVTIKSVSCGDLFTTCMTDRGIIMTFGSGSNGCLGHGNFNDVTQPKIVEALLGYELVQLSCGASHVLAVTNEKEVFAWGRGDNGRLGLGTQDTHNSPQQVCLPGEFEAQRVVCGVDCSMIISTQYSILASGSNRFNKLGLDKIAAGDEPSPSNQVEEVHSYSPVQSAPLNSEKIVHIDIGTSHSVAVTERGQCFTLGSNQHGQMGCSSRRSSRVPYPVPGLQSISMAACGDAFSLAIGSDGDVYTWGKGARGRLGRKEEDSGIPKAVQLDESHPFTVTSVACCHGNTLLAVKPLLEEPVPR from the exons ATGGAGAAGTATGAGAAAATCAAAGTTGTCGGAAGAGGAGCTTTTGG AATCGTCCACCTGTGCCGCAGGCGCAGTGACGGGGCCTTTGTCATCCTGAAGGAGATCCCAGTGGAGCAGATGTCACGAGATGAACGTCTGGCAGCTCAGAACGAGTGTCAGGTCCTGAAACTGCTCAACCATCCAAATATTATCGAGTACTATGAGAACTTCCTGGAAGACAAGGCCCTCATGATAGCTATGGAGTATGCACCAG GTGGAACCTTGGCTGATTACATACAGAAGCGCTGTAACTCTCTGCTGGACGAGGACACGATCCTTCACTTCTTTGTACAGATCTTACTTGCTCTGTATCATGTACACAACAAACTTATCTTGCACAGAGACCTTAAGACACAGAATATTCTTCTTGACAAGCACCAGATGATCGTCAAAATTGGTGACTTTGGCATCTCCAAAATCCTTGTCAGCAAGAGCAAAGCTTACACG GTGGTGGGTACCCCTTGTTACATCTCCCCAGAGCTGTGTGAGGGAAAGCCGTATAACCAGAAGAGTGACATCTGGGCTTTGGGCTGTGTGCTCTATGAGCTAGCGAGTCTTAAGAGAGCCTTCGAGGCTGCT AATCTACCTGCGCTTGTTCTTAAGATCATGAGCGGAACTTTTGCTCCGATTTCAGACCGGTACAGCCCAGAACTTCGACAGCTCATCCTCAACATGCTCAATCTGGATCCATCCAAACGGCCTCAACTCAATGAGATTATGGCTCTTCCCATATGCATCAGACCCCTGCTTAATCTCTACACGGATATAGGCAATGTCAAAATGCGGAG GATTGAGAAGCCGCTGTCAACTGTGCAAACTGGTCCTCAAGGTAGAGGGGGGAGAGTTCCTTCAAACAGATCCAGAG ATGGATCAGTCGGTTTAGGATCGGGGAAGGTGCATAGCCTACCACTGTCAGCGGTGTACACTTGGGGAAGTGGGATCTCGGCGCCTCTCCGCCTGCCGATGCTCAACACTGAGGTGCTTCAAGTGTCTCTGGGCCGCACTCAGAAGATGGGAGTGACTAAGTCTGGTCGTCTGATTTCATGGGAG GCTCCATCAGTGGGATCTGGTGAGGCCAGTCTGCCTGGTGTGGTGGAGCAGATTCAGCCTCAGTTCATTTCACGTTTCCTTGAGGGTCAGTCTGGAGTCACCATCAAGTCTGTGTCCTGTGGCGATCTTTTCACCACCTGCATGACAG ACAGAGGCATTATCATGACGTTTGGAAGTGGGAGCAATGGCTGTTTAGGACACGGTAACTTTAATGATGTCACACAG cCCAAGATAGTCGAGGCACTCCTCGGCTACGAGCTGGTTCAGCTGTCATGTGGTGCTTCCCATGTGCTTGCTGTGACCAATGAAAAAGAAGTATTTGCATGGGGAAGAGGAGACAATG GTCGCCTCGGGCTAGGCACCCAAGACACTCACAACTCCCCACAGCAGGTGTGTTTACCTGGGGAATTTGAGGCCCAGAGGGTGGTGTGTGGAGTCGACTGCTCCATGATTATCAGCACCCAGTACAGTATTTTGGCAAGTGGAAGCAACAG GTTCAACAAGCTTGGGCTGGATAAGATAGCAGCAGGAGATGAACCAAGTCCATCCAATCAGGTGGAAGAAGTCCATTCCTACTCTCCTGTCCAATCGGCCCCACTCAACAGTGAGAAGATTGTTCACATTGACATTGGCACATCACATTCTGTCGCTGTAACAG AGAGAGGTCAGTGTTTCACCTTAGGCAGCAACCAGCACGGTCAGATGGGCTGTAGTTCCCGTCGTAGCAGCCGTGTTCCCTACCCGGTGCCCGGCCTGCAGAGCATCTCCATGGCTGCCTGTGGAGACGCTTTCTCCTTAGCTATTGGATCTG ATGGGGACGTGTACACCTGGGGAAAGGGGGCCCGAGGACGCCTCGGCAGGAAAGAAGAGGATTCTGGGATACCTAAGGCGGTGCAGCTCGACGAGAGTCACCCATTCACTGTGACATCGGTGgcttgttgtcatggcaacacttTGCTGGCAGTGAAAC CTTTGCTCGAAGAACCTGTCCCCAGATGA